Proteins encoded in a region of the Gammaproteobacteria bacterium genome:
- a CDS encoding sodium:solute symporter family protein has translation MNPVLSPSLAFVILVVFGFIWVGFGYWLGRKNKTLSDFMLAGRNVGLALATATAMATWVTSNTTMTAPQLTYQLGVWGMVGYSLGAVGLVLFAPLATRIKALLPQGYTSGDFIRLRYGNLAWRIFLVISFCYAFGWLVSLGMAGGILVNALSGIDYRVGMTAILVVCVGYTLLGGLRAVIATDFIQTLIIVVGVTVVAWLVIDNIGIEPLYSAVQERRPMLLNLLFPASIMFLFNNLLFGVGEIFHSNVWWSRAFAFGEGIGGKAYLIAGIMWLPIPIVAGFIALAAPAMGLTVPAADMVGPLVAGEIMGATGGILVFVVIFSALASSLDSLLAATADLLTQDIYRGHINPGATDDQCKIAGKWIIVGLGVFTWLMCFPRITTLASLLYFTGAFVASAIWPIVFGLYFRRTSSLGASLGMVAGSGLGLLAYFTIGFYVAALVSCAISLITIVICSAVDSQEFDFKSLESSRH, from the coding sequence ATGAATCCGGTACTCTCACCCTCGCTCGCCTTTGTCATCCTGGTAGTTTTTGGCTTTATCTGGGTGGGTTTCGGATACTGGCTGGGGCGCAAGAACAAGACCCTCAGCGACTTCATGCTGGCCGGCAGGAACGTGGGGCTGGCCCTGGCGACTGCGACAGCCATGGCCACGTGGGTCACCAGCAACACCACCATGACAGCACCGCAGCTGACTTATCAGTTGGGTGTCTGGGGCATGGTGGGGTACTCACTGGGCGCGGTGGGGCTGGTGCTGTTCGCGCCGTTGGCCACCCGCATCAAGGCACTGCTGCCCCAGGGCTACACTTCCGGTGATTTCATTCGGCTACGTTACGGCAACCTGGCGTGGCGGATTTTCCTGGTTATCTCCTTCTGTTATGCCTTTGGCTGGCTGGTCAGCCTGGGCATGGCCGGTGGCATCCTGGTTAACGCATTGAGTGGCATTGACTACCGCGTGGGCATGACAGCGATCCTCGTTGTCTGTGTTGGATACACGCTGCTGGGTGGCCTGCGGGCGGTAATCGCAACGGATTTCATTCAAACGCTTATTATTGTGGTTGGAGTAACCGTCGTCGCCTGGCTGGTCATCGACAACATCGGCATCGAACCCCTGTACAGCGCGGTGCAGGAACGTCGCCCGATGCTGCTCAATCTGCTGTTTCCCGCCTCGATCATGTTCCTGTTCAATAACCTGCTGTTCGGCGTCGGTGAGATCTTCCATTCCAACGTCTGGTGGTCAAGAGCCTTTGCCTTCGGAGAAGGAATCGGCGGCAAAGCCTATCTGATCGCAGGCATCATGTGGCTGCCTATTCCCATCGTTGCCGGCTTTATCGCGCTGGCCGCTCCGGCCATGGGGTTGACCGTCCCGGCCGCCGACATGGTCGGTCCTTTGGTAGCCGGTGAAATCATGGGCGCCACCGGCGGCATACTGGTCTTTGTTGTGATTTTTTCCGCGCTTGCCTCCAGCCTTGACTCGCTGCTTGCCGCCACAGCCGACCTGCTCACCCAGGATATCTATCGGGGCCACATCAACCCGGGCGCCACAGACGATCAATGTAAAATCGCCGGCAAGTGGATCATCGTCGGCCTGGGAGTTTTTACCTGGCTAATGTGCTTCCCAAGAATCACCACCCTGGCATCACTGCTCTACTTTACCGGGGCTTTCGTAGCCAGCGCCATATGGCCTATTGTTTTCGGGCTGTATTTCCGCCGCACCAGTTCGCTGGGCGCCAGTCTGGGCATGGTCGCTGGCAGCGGCCTGGGCCTGCTGGCTTATTTCACTATCGGCTTTTACGTTGCCGCCCTGGTTTCCTGCGCCATTTCTCTGATCACTATCGTTATCTGTTCGGCTGTTGATAGTCAGGAATTCGATTTCAAATCACTGGAAAGCAGCCGGCATTAG
- a CDS encoding aspartate carbamoyltransferase → MVGVPDVTFKRNAPDTYGSAHPKELLRQITEDVDYLLPLANQHIISADQFKKETLLQLFRLAAKYEANPSRFSTPLQGKILISAFYEPSTRTRLSFESAWHRLGGDIMSITDRATTGIAKGESLADVGEMFNNYGDCVVLRDNNKDSPYDMMESLRIPIINAGNGMDEHPTQALSDIYTIFKWRPSLVKRRGTEKNRLKVGIIGVPDKMRTVRSLLKLMIKFPEIFNDITLIHDGSTKDIYGPRLSEQIREAGVTVRETQDLDAVVHELDIIYINAIAWIKDSYESYGTSFKLDSTTKLKNSAIVMHPLARGEELSTDLDETHHNWYFAQARGAVFLRMALLTCLVQRTERVMDVV, encoded by the coding sequence ATGGTAGGAGTGCCGGATGTAACTTTCAAGCGTAATGCTCCTGACACCTACGGCAGCGCGCACCCCAAGGAGCTGCTGCGGCAGATTACGGAGGATGTCGATTACCTGCTGCCACTGGCTAATCAGCACATTATCTCTGCGGATCAGTTCAAGAAGGAAACCCTGCTGCAGCTGTTTCGACTGGCGGCCAAGTACGAGGCCAATCCCAGTCGCTTCAGCACCCCTCTGCAGGGAAAGATACTGATCAGCGCATTCTACGAACCCAGCACCCGCACCAGGCTGTCATTCGAAAGCGCCTGGCATCGGCTGGGCGGCGATATCATGTCTATAACGGACAGGGCCACTACCGGAATTGCCAAAGGCGAGTCCCTCGCGGATGTGGGAGAAATGTTCAACAACTACGGCGATTGCGTAGTCCTGCGGGATAACAACAAAGACTCGCCGTACGATATGATGGAGAGTCTGCGGATCCCGATCATCAATGCCGGCAATGGCATGGACGAGCACCCCACCCAGGCGCTGTCGGATATTTACACCATCTTCAAGTGGCGACCGTCTCTGGTGAAGCGCCGCGGAACTGAAAAGAACAGACTGAAAGTGGGGATCATCGGTGTTCCGGACAAGATGCGGACCGTACGCAGCCTGTTGAAGCTGATGATTAAATTTCCAGAAATCTTCAATGACATCACGCTGATACATGATGGCTCGACCAAAGACATCTACGGCCCCCGGCTTTCAGAACAGATCAGGGAAGCCGGCGTGACTGTTCGCGAGACTCAAGACCTGGATGCCGTAGTTCATGAGCTGGATATCATCTACATCAACGCCATAGCCTGGATCAAAGACAGCTACGAGTCCTACGGCACCTCGTTCAAACTCGACTCCACCACGAAATTGAAAAACTCGGCGATTGTCATGCACCCGCTCGCCCGGGGAGAAGAATTGAGCACCGACCTGGATGAAACCCACCACAACTGGTATTTCGCCCAGGCACGGGGTGCAGTGTTCCTGCGCATGGCGCTACTGACCTGCCTGGTACAGCGCACCGAACGGGTCATGGACGTGGTTTAG
- the asnB gene encoding asparagine synthase (glutamine-hydrolyzing), producing MCGIAGILHADSGTSPDPQLLVNMAAIQQHRGPDGFGYKTLDNHGVGFSHARLSIIDLDESRGKQPFVSQDGNLLLAHNGEFYDYQRIRARLTADEARFQTKSDSEIILHLYPRLGMEKTLEQLRGEFAFSLYDRENQTLHLVRDRFGIKPLYWTQVNGKLIFGSELKVLFSHPEVNREFTPEGLYHQLMQTMVPGTTAFKNIHQVKPGHIVTITRKDGQLHVADKKYWDLDFPREADRAPMQEEQAVELVREELLNAVALRLEADVPVGSYLSGGIDSCAIIGLASACRQGPVKAFTIGFDNKDYDESPIARQMAERCGADQDIMMLSGNELYGHFEETIWHTERSIYNTLAVAKFLMSRHVNENNYKVVMTGEGSDELFGGYPAFRRDMFLHGLDSLDEKEKQHWHSLLDESNALFSGAMLAREQVDDPDLHFKVGFTPSCLQPWLACGELVPALLNKDMRETLKDYRPGAAIAETLDTEQLKGRHALDKAQYVWCKTMLEGQILTWGGDRVDMANSMEARPAFLDHHLAKMAVSLPPELRIKGRTEKYVLREAMKGILPEVLYKREKFAFMAPPAHTDQVKWQQMKNLSTRLLSDEAIDRSGLLCADGVRALFSRHEDKATVAAEQVQIDAVINHMLCVQIMHEKFIEQDIPALAARRARQLNWAA from the coding sequence ATGTGTGGAATCGCGGGTATTTTACATGCCGACTCAGGAACCAGTCCGGACCCTCAGCTATTGGTCAATATGGCCGCCATCCAGCAGCACCGCGGGCCAGACGGTTTTGGCTATAAGACGTTGGACAACCACGGCGTCGGTTTCAGCCACGCCAGGCTATCTATCATCGATCTGGACGAGAGTCGTGGCAAACAGCCCTTTGTCAGTCAGGACGGCAACCTGCTGCTGGCCCACAACGGAGAGTTTTACGATTATCAGCGCATCAGGGCGCGGCTGACCGCCGACGAAGCCCGCTTTCAGACCAAGAGTGACTCGGAAATCATCCTGCATCTTTACCCGCGCCTTGGCATGGAGAAAACCCTCGAACAGTTGCGCGGGGAATTCGCTTTCTCCCTGTACGATCGTGAGAACCAAACCCTGCACCTGGTGCGGGACAGATTCGGCATCAAGCCACTGTACTGGACCCAGGTCAACGGTAAGCTCATCTTCGGTTCTGAACTGAAAGTTCTTTTTTCACATCCTGAGGTTAATCGGGAATTCACTCCCGAAGGGCTTTATCACCAGCTCATGCAGACCATGGTGCCCGGCACCACGGCGTTTAAAAACATCCACCAGGTAAAGCCCGGGCACATCGTCACCATTACCCGTAAGGACGGCCAGCTTCACGTCGCGGACAAGAAATACTGGGACCTGGATTTCCCCCGGGAAGCTGACCGAGCGCCCATGCAGGAAGAGCAGGCTGTGGAACTGGTACGGGAGGAATTACTCAACGCGGTGGCCCTGCGCCTGGAAGCCGACGTGCCGGTGGGCAGCTACCTGTCCGGGGGCATCGACTCCTGCGCCATTATCGGCCTGGCCTCCGCCTGCCGCCAGGGCCCGGTCAAGGCCTTCACCATCGGTTTCGACAACAAGGACTATGACGAGAGTCCTATTGCCCGTCAGATGGCCGAGCGCTGCGGCGCTGACCAGGACATCATGATGTTGTCAGGTAACGAACTCTATGGTCATTTCGAAGAGACTATCTGGCACACCGAGCGAAGCATCTACAACACGCTGGCAGTGGCGAAGTTCCTCATGAGCCGGCATGTCAACGAGAACAACTACAAGGTAGTGATGACCGGCGAAGGGTCGGATGAGTTGTTCGGGGGCTACCCGGCATTTCGCCGTGACATGTTCCTGCACGGTCTCGACAGCCTCGACGAAAAAGAAAAGCAGCATTGGCACAGCCTGCTGGACGAGAGCAATGCGCTGTTCAGCGGCGCCATGCTGGCCCGCGAGCAGGTGGACGACCCGGATCTGCATTTCAAGGTAGGATTTACACCCTCCTGCCTGCAGCCCTGGCTGGCGTGCGGAGAACTGGTCCCCGCCCTGCTGAATAAGGACATGCGGGAAACCCTCAAGGATTACAGACCCGGTGCGGCGATCGCGGAAACTCTCGACACCGAGCAACTGAAAGGTCGTCACGCGCTGGACAAGGCTCAGTATGTCTGGTGCAAGACCATGCTGGAAGGCCAGATTCTGACCTGGGGCGGAGATCGCGTCGACATGGCCAACTCCATGGAAGCGAGACCAGCCTTTCTCGATCACCACCTGGCGAAGATGGCTGTCAGCCTGCCGCCCGAACTGCGCATCAAAGGCCGCACAGAGAAGTATGTGTTGCGGGAAGCGATGAAGGGTATCCTGCCCGAGGTATTGTACAAGCGGGAGAAATTTGCCTTCATGGCACCGCCGGCCCATACCGACCAGGTCAAATGGCAACAGATGAAGAACCTCTCAACCCGGCTCTTGAGCGACGAGGCGATCGATCGTTCTGGATTACTCTGTGCAGACGGGGTAAGGGCACTGTTTAGTCGTCATGAAGACAAGGCCACCGTGGCAGCGGAGCAGGTGCAGATCGATGCTGTCATCAATCACATGCTGTGCGTACAGATCATGCATGAGAAGTTCATCGAGCAGGATATTCCGGCCCTTGCCGCCCGACGGGCCAGACAGTTGAATTGGGCGGCCTGA
- a CDS encoding Zn-dependent hydrolase, which yields MKINLERVQNDLYALARIGYNPEDQGIYRQGFSQADMEARDWLSKRMSELDLEPHMDGAGNVIGRLGDKSKKALLIGSHLDSVPAGGMFDGVLGVIAGLECIRVLQENQIPLKHAVEVVATSEEEGRFGGMLGSQALTGQLTLDWLERAQDASGESLREAMAKCQLRYHHAMEAARDPKTLVGFLELHIEQGPVLEKARQDIGVVEGISGVFKWLIKFKGKADHAGTAPMDLRSDAFMGVADFAHEISRIIDEEGTDKTRLTIGRVELKPGYAHTVPGEAEFTLVGRDMSETVMTELANSCRKVLSSIARRHRLMFEYDQMSWLEPKHCDPGMIDLLKRHAEKLEYDTIVMPSGAGHDAQFFTDIIPTGLLFIPSVGGVSHAPDEWSHWHDVEKGCNVLLAATLELVAEGYG from the coding sequence CTGAAAATAAATCTGGAACGGGTTCAGAATGATCTCTATGCTCTGGCGCGAATCGGCTACAACCCGGAAGACCAGGGCATCTACCGACAGGGTTTCAGCCAGGCTGACATGGAGGCCCGTGACTGGCTCAGCAAACGGATGAGCGAACTGGACCTCGAGCCCCACATGGATGGCGCCGGCAACGTCATTGGCCGACTGGGAGACAAAAGCAAGAAAGCCCTGTTGATAGGCTCGCACCTGGATTCAGTGCCCGCAGGCGGCATGTTTGACGGCGTACTTGGCGTGATTGCAGGGCTCGAGTGCATTCGGGTCCTGCAGGAGAACCAGATCCCGTTGAAACACGCCGTGGAGGTCGTGGCAACCAGCGAGGAAGAGGGCCGCTTCGGCGGCATGCTGGGCTCCCAGGCACTGACCGGCCAGCTGACGCTGGACTGGCTGGAGCGGGCTCAGGACGCTTCCGGAGAATCCCTGCGGGAAGCCATGGCCAAATGCCAGCTGCGCTACCACCATGCCATGGAAGCAGCGCGGGATCCCAAAACCCTGGTGGGCTTCCTGGAGCTGCACATCGAACAGGGCCCGGTGCTGGAAAAAGCCCGCCAGGACATCGGCGTGGTAGAGGGCATCTCCGGCGTTTTCAAATGGCTGATCAAGTTCAAGGGCAAGGCCGATCACGCCGGCACCGCGCCTATGGACCTGCGCAGCGACGCCTTTATGGGCGTCGCGGATTTTGCCCATGAAATTTCCCGCATAATCGACGAAGAAGGCACTGATAAAACCCGCCTGACTATCGGCCGCGTCGAACTGAAACCCGGCTACGCACACACTGTTCCGGGCGAGGCGGAATTCACCCTGGTAGGCAGGGATATGTCGGAGACAGTCATGACGGAACTGGCGAACAGCTGTCGCAAGGTACTTTCCTCCATTGCCCGGCGGCACAGACTGATGTTCGAGTACGACCAGATGAGCTGGCTGGAACCCAAGCACTGCGACCCCGGTATGATTGACCTGTTGAAGCGCCACGCCGAGAAGCTGGAATACGATACTATCGTCATGCCCAGCGGCGCAGGACACGACGCCCAGTTTTTTACCGACATCATCCCGACCGGACTACTTTTCATACCGAGTGTCGGCGGAGTCAGCCACGCACCGGACGAGTGGAGCCACTGGCATGACGTGGAAAAAGGCTGCAACGTGCTGCTTGCTGCAACACTGGAGCTTGTCGCCGAAGGTTACGGCTAG
- a CDS encoding DUF2339 domain-containing protein, which yields MTLFAILLTLFLLAGSVLGWVAFLKIRTLTGQLDLLHSTLRSVANRLDELDPDSSAHSIGLPDDFAKIPGARRSQSPASAPSKQNETVNTAARARDAELWSGVRKAGLAAGSAAKRETSRPPLNPFGWLASVKDQWMIWLGGLSVSLAGIFLVRYSIEQGLLGPAARVTVGILAGLALHGLAEWLRRHNKGHYNAFAALAGGASITLYAALLAALLLYGLLPPLLVFGLLALISLLTLSLALVHGPVLAILGILGAYIVPLLVDTGSDSILGLYLYSLIITAAAIFLMRRVYRPWLWLGMLTGSLGWWCLSLTTGDAEGFRGYYLAALTYLFLALPEGDWALQKNPQPGTSRSPADGLLLRSVALLVLAFGISIQFERSVADSLFYWTPLVVILLLAGGSRPALQWVPVGALAIQLLAWFGRGLEPGNGWQLAGLHDADQASFLVYAGWMTALHVALGGYNYLRSRHALWVAMIVLAPLAWLSLSYLLVTDLSQSVYWGALAVLLGMGYLGLAFWRLHRSAERADSDQPRDSAINVWLILGGHFGYALAVAIVLREASLTLALATQLISLTWLMGRFQLPALGLLVKAVLGLVVVRLTLNPWLLSYSNEVHWSLWTYGGSTLLAGLACRLASGEPALRKWLEAATLHLLVLTLWAETRYWLYEGNVYALRFELTEFAINTAAWSSLALVYYRRHLTGQLLAGWYLLASRLLLCLSIFSYALVLFPLNPAWGGEQVGSTPIFNLLLLAFGYPVLVSILLFRFYDPRLKRHFAYAGCLTGFIFVNLEIRHLWQESINLNLPTGNGELYTYTIVWLLFSILVLLAGSLRYGRTVYQGGMALLLLVVAKIFLVDMADLEGLLRVTTFMGLGLSLLGLAYLYQRFNLTPGASDPE from the coding sequence ATGACCCTGTTTGCCATTCTTCTCACTTTATTTCTGCTGGCCGGCTCGGTGCTGGGCTGGGTTGCGTTCCTCAAGATCAGAACCCTGACCGGGCAGCTGGATCTATTGCACAGTACCCTCCGATCGGTCGCCAATCGACTCGACGAACTCGACCCGGATTCCAGCGCCCATTCAATCGGGCTGCCCGATGACTTTGCAAAAATTCCCGGGGCACGCCGGTCCCAATCGCCGGCCAGCGCCCCGTCGAAACAGAATGAAACCGTGAACACCGCCGCACGTGCCAGAGACGCAGAGCTGTGGAGCGGCGTACGCAAGGCCGGACTCGCAGCCGGGTCGGCAGCCAAACGTGAGACCTCCCGACCGCCCCTAAACCCGTTTGGCTGGCTTGCATCAGTCAAAGACCAGTGGATGATCTGGCTGGGGGGCCTGTCGGTCTCCCTGGCGGGCATATTCCTGGTGCGCTATTCCATCGAGCAGGGGCTTCTGGGCCCGGCGGCCCGGGTTACGGTCGGCATCCTGGCCGGCCTGGCACTGCACGGGCTGGCCGAATGGCTGCGACGCCATAACAAAGGACACTACAACGCTTTTGCCGCCCTGGCCGGTGGCGCCAGTATCACCCTGTATGCAGCCCTGCTTGCCGCCCTGCTGCTTTACGGGTTACTGCCACCCTTACTGGTATTCGGCTTACTGGCCCTGATTTCGCTGCTCACCCTGTCACTGGCCCTGGTCCACGGGCCGGTGCTGGCCATTCTGGGGATACTGGGCGCCTATATCGTACCCCTGCTGGTGGATACCGGCAGTGACAGTATCCTGGGCCTTTATCTTTACAGCCTGATCATCACCGCGGCGGCCATTTTCCTGATGCGGCGGGTCTACCGACCGTGGCTGTGGCTGGGCATGCTGACGGGCTCTCTGGGCTGGTGGTGCCTGTCGTTAACAACAGGCGACGCGGAGGGATTCCGCGGCTACTACCTCGCCGCCCTCACCTACCTGTTTCTGGCTTTGCCTGAGGGCGACTGGGCGCTGCAGAAAAACCCGCAGCCCGGTACAAGCAGGAGTCCGGCCGACGGGCTCCTGCTGCGCTCCGTCGCACTGCTGGTCCTCGCATTTGGAATCAGCATTCAATTTGAGAGATCTGTAGCTGATTCGCTTTTTTACTGGACCCCCCTGGTGGTTATTCTGCTCCTCGCCGGTGGCAGTCGCCCCGCCCTGCAATGGGTTCCCGTTGGCGCTCTGGCGATCCAGTTGCTGGCCTGGTTCGGACGCGGCCTGGAGCCTGGCAACGGCTGGCAGCTTGCCGGATTGCATGACGCAGACCAGGCCAGCTTCCTGGTCTACGCCGGCTGGATGACGGCGCTGCATGTCGCGCTGGGCGGCTACAACTACCTGAGAAGCCGTCATGCCCTGTGGGTCGCCATGATAGTTCTGGCTCCCCTGGCCTGGTTGTCCCTGAGCTACCTGCTGGTGACCGATCTGTCGCAATCGGTGTACTGGGGAGCCCTGGCAGTACTGCTGGGGATGGGCTACCTGGGACTGGCATTCTGGAGGCTCCACCGCTCAGCGGAAAGGGCCGATTCCGACCAGCCACGGGACAGCGCGATAAACGTGTGGCTGATACTGGGCGGTCACTTCGGCTACGCGCTGGCGGTAGCCATAGTACTGCGAGAAGCAAGCCTGACCCTGGCCCTGGCAACGCAGCTGATTTCACTGACCTGGCTGATGGGCAGATTCCAGCTTCCAGCGCTGGGGCTGCTGGTTAAAGCGGTACTGGGCCTGGTGGTGGTCAGACTTACCCTCAATCCCTGGCTCCTCAGCTATTCCAACGAGGTTCACTGGTCCCTGTGGACGTACGGTGGATCGACGCTGCTGGCCGGCCTTGCCTGCCGCCTTGCCAGCGGCGAACCGGCGCTGCGCAAATGGCTGGAGGCAGCCACCCTGCATCTGCTGGTGCTCACCCTCTGGGCCGAGACCCGCTACTGGCTCTACGAGGGCAATGTTTATGCCCTGCGTTTTGAACTGACAGAATTCGCCATCAATACCGCAGCCTGGTCGAGCCTGGCCCTGGTTTACTATCGTCGCCACCTGACAGGCCAACTGCTTGCCGGCTGGTACCTGCTGGCGTCCAGGCTGCTTCTCTGCCTGTCGATTTTCAGCTATGCGCTGGTTCTGTTCCCGCTCAATCCTGCCTGGGGTGGCGAGCAGGTTGGCAGCACGCCGATCTTCAACCTGCTGCTGCTGGCATTCGGCTACCCGGTACTGGTCAGCATCCTGCTGTTTCGTTTTTATGATCCACGCCTCAAGCGCCATTTCGCCTACGCCGGCTGCCTGACCGGATTCATCTTCGTGAACCTGGAAATCCGCCATCTGTGGCAGGAGTCGATCAATCTCAACCTGCCGACCGGCAACGGCGAACTGTATACCTACACCATCGTCTGGCTGTTGTTCTCCATCCTGGTATTGCTCGCGGGGTCACTGCGTTATGGCAGAACCGTCTATCAGGGCGGCATGGCACTTTTACTGCTGGTGGTGGCGAAAATTTTTCTGGTGGACATGGCGGACCTGGAAGGCCTGCTGCGGGTAACCACGTTCATGGGGCTCGGGCTCAGCCTGCTTGGCCTTGCCTACCTGTACCAACGCTTCAATCTTACTCCGGGAGCAAGTGATCCGGAGTAG
- a CDS encoding nodulation protein NfeD: MVVLLLAVAPLKAQDVWLVDLQGAIGPASADFVMRSLDDAAAAEAALVVLRLDTPGGLDLAMRDIIRSILASPVPVAGWVAPGGARAASAGTYIMYASHFAAMAQATNIGSSTPVNLGGEGGPFPLPTMPEQPASDDEEEADQEAAPSSLPGTAMERKVLNDAVAYIRALAELRGRNAEWAEQTVVEAANLPASEALELGVVDLMADDIYDLLARLNGRSTTIDGRSVTLALNDPVITLVEPDWREKFLAMITDPNVAYILLMIGIYGLILEFYNPGMGLPGITGVICLLLGAFALQMLPINYAGLALIIVGIGLMVVEALSPSFGVFGLGGVAAFVLGSVMLMDTEMEAFQISLAIIGAFAAASAGVFFFALGAVFTSRHRRVTTGMESMPGSVAIANEDFNGEGHVRAFSENWKAISDLPVKKGQELEITGVDGLTLTVTHRQPGPDTEEG, encoded by the coding sequence GTGGTCGTACTGCTGCTGGCGGTTGCACCACTCAAGGCACAGGACGTCTGGCTGGTGGATCTGCAGGGTGCTATCGGCCCCGCCAGTGCCGATTTTGTCATGCGCTCCCTGGACGACGCGGCCGCCGCTGAAGCCGCGCTGGTCGTTCTGCGCCTGGACACACCGGGCGGGCTGGATCTGGCCATGCGGGACATCATCCGCAGCATACTGGCCTCACCGGTCCCGGTCGCAGGCTGGGTGGCACCGGGCGGCGCCAGAGCCGCCAGCGCCGGCACCTATATCATGTATGCCAGTCATTTCGCCGCCATGGCGCAGGCCACCAATATCGGCTCCTCTACACCGGTCAACCTGGGTGGCGAAGGGGGGCCTTTCCCACTGCCCACCATGCCGGAACAGCCGGCCTCTGACGACGAAGAGGAAGCAGACCAGGAAGCGGCACCGTCTTCACTGCCCGGTACCGCGATGGAGCGCAAAGTGCTCAATGACGCGGTGGCTTATATCAGAGCCCTGGCGGAACTGCGGGGCAGAAACGCCGAGTGGGCCGAGCAGACGGTCGTCGAGGCAGCCAACCTGCCCGCCTCCGAGGCGCTGGAGCTGGGCGTCGTCGATCTGATGGCAGACGACATCTATGATCTCCTCGCCCGACTCAACGGCCGCTCAACCACCATCGACGGACGCTCTGTAACCCTGGCCCTGAACGACCCGGTTATCACGCTGGTGGAACCGGACTGGCGAGAGAAATTCCTGGCCATGATTACCGACCCCAACGTGGCCTATATTCTGCTTATGATCGGCATCTACGGGCTGATACTTGAATTCTATAATCCGGGCATGGGACTGCCAGGCATCACTGGTGTTATCTGCCTGTTGCTGGGAGCCTTCGCCCTGCAGATGCTGCCCATCAACTATGCCGGTCTGGCACTGATTATCGTCGGCATCGGACTGATGGTGGTGGAAGCCCTGTCGCCAAGTTTTGGCGTCTTCGGTCTCGGCGGTGTGGCTGCCTTTGTACTGGGGTCGGTCATGCTGATGGATACCGAAATGGAGGCCTTCCAGATCTCCCTGGCGATTATCGGCGCCTTCGCGGCCGCTTCGGCGGGGGTATTCTTTTTCGCGCTGGGGGCCGTCTTCACGTCGCGGCACCGGCGTGTAACAACCGGCATGGAGAGTATGCCGGGCAGCGTGGCCATTGCTAACGAAGACTTCAATGGCGAAGGCCATGTTCGCGCCTTCAGTGAAAACTGGAAGGCCATTTCCGATCTCCCGGTCAAAAAAGGGCAGGAACTTGAAATTACTGGCGTTGACGGGTTGACGCTGACCGTCACCCACCGGCAACCCGGACCAGACACAGAAGAGGGCTAG
- a CDS encoding slipin family protein produces the protein MQSFLVVLTTIVLILLVSSFRVLREYDRGVIFLLGRFYKVKGPGLILVIPFFQQMVKVDLRTVVWDIPTQDLITRDNVSVKVNAVLYFRVVDPQKAIINVEDFMEATGQLAQTTLRSVLGQHELDELLAERERLNADVQGILDIQTDGWGIKVSNVEIKHVDLDESMIRAIAKQAEAERERRAKVIHASGEAEAARKLVEAATQLAEQPESMQLRYLQTLTEIAGEKNSTIVFPLPMDIIENFNKMLGKK, from the coding sequence ATGCAATCATTTTTAGTAGTGCTGACCACTATCGTCCTGATCCTGCTCGTCAGCTCATTTCGAGTGCTGCGGGAATACGACCGGGGCGTCATTTTCCTGCTTGGTCGTTTTTATAAAGTGAAAGGCCCCGGGCTCATCCTCGTCATCCCGTTTTTCCAGCAAATGGTCAAAGTGGATTTACGCACCGTCGTCTGGGATATCCCGACCCAGGACCTGATCACCCGCGACAATGTCTCGGTCAAGGTTAATGCCGTGCTGTACTTCCGGGTGGTTGACCCGCAAAAAGCCATCATCAACGTGGAAGACTTCATGGAAGCCACCGGTCAGCTGGCCCAGACCACATTGAGATCGGTGCTGGGGCAGCACGAGCTGGACGAACTGCTGGCAGAGCGGGAGCGGCTGAATGCCGACGTCCAGGGCATACTGGACATCCAGACCGACGGCTGGGGAATCAAGGTCTCCAACGTGGAAATCAAGCACGTGGATCTGGACGAAAGCATGATCAGGGCCATCGCCAAGCAGGCTGAGGCAGAGCGGGAGCGACGAGCCAAGGTCATCCACGCCAGTGGTGAAGCGGAAGCGGCGAGGAAACTGGTGGAGGCAGCCACCCAGCTCGCCGAGCAACCGGAATCCATGCAGCTTCGTTACCTGCAGACCCTGACGGAAATCGCCGGCGAGAAGAACTCCACCATCGTGTTCCCGCTGCCCATGGACATTATTGAGAATTTCAACAAGATGTTGGGGAAAAAATAA